The nucleotide window ATGGCATTAGCCGCTGCCTGGTTGTGTGTCTGCTGATAGTAGGATGGCATTAGCCGCTGCCTGGTTGTGTGTCTGCTGATAGTAGGATCGCATTAGCCGCTGCCTGGTTGTGTGTCTGCTGATAGTAGGATCGCATTAGCCGCTGCCTGGTTGTGTGTCTGCTGATAGGATGGCATTAGCCGCTGCCTGGTTGTGTGTCTGCTGATAGGATGGCATTAGCCGCTGCCTGGTTGTGTGTCTGCTGATAGGATGGCATTAGCCGCTGCCTGGTTGTGTGTCTGCTGATAGGATGGCATTAGCCGCTGCCTGGTTGTGTGTCTGCTGATAGGATCGCATTAGCCGCTGCCTGGTTGTGTGTCTGCTGATAGTAGGATGGCATTAGCCGCTGCCTGGTTGTGTGTCTGCTGATAGTAGGATGGCATTAGCCGCTGCCTGGTTGTGTGTCTGCTGATAGTAGGATGGCATTAGCCGCTGCCTGGTTGTGTGTCTGCTGATAGTAGGATCGCATTAGCCGCTGCCTGGTTGTGTGACTGCTGGATGAGTTTGCATAGACcacacttttattttatttttatttttttacttttattgaaTTACAATAAATCTGTTTTTCATAAAAATTTTCCAGCTTCGTGTGCTTTATACAGAGAGAATTGTCAGACACCTATGGTGTTGCTTTTGCCAGGGCAGAAGATAATCggcataaaaagacaaaaaaaaaaaatccaaccgcAGGTATAGTAACGCATAATACAAAGCTAAATGGTGTCAAACACATTAACCCTTTTGACAACACCCCCTCTCGATATTGCAGTCCTGCGGCTACACAGTAAGGGCCCATTCAAGGGATGTTACGATGATTGAGCATGTAGTAGTAAAGCTGCTATATGCTCAATGGCAATAATTCGACTGGTTTTACATGGCCGTAATGTGACCACTTTTAAGTTCCCGTATTACAGGAGCAaaatttacagccccccccccccttcccccgcATTTCTACGGAACCAAACTTACATCAATAGAACCCTATGGTGCGTTACAGCCATCTGAAactgttattaaaggggttttgtgaGGTGGCCTATGCTAATCAATGTATGACTGGGGGGGTCTGACCAACACTGATCAGCAGAATGAGGGGCAGCGGCCTTCGATGGAGTGCCTGGCAGAGTAAAGTCCATCTGAGGATCGCCGTGCCTGGTACTGTAGCTCAGTCCATTCTAGTGTACGGGGCCAAGCTGCAGTAAAGGGCACAGCCGCTCTTGGGGTACGTTCACATTTACTAACACAATAGTAAATGTTACACAAAAAATGGCAGATTTCTTGCCAAAAATAGGAACGGATCCCAGCAGAGGATGGCTGGTGATAGGTAGGAGAATAATACTGAATACAGACGCAGTCATCCGACAAGTGTGCTCCACATAATACAGGGCGAAATAACCAGTGTGAATAATCCTGTAGATTTACAAATGCCAAGCTACGGCAAGTGGTGCCAGCGGCGCAGACCCTAGAATACAAGAAGTTACTGACTGTACTACTAGCTGTATAAACGATGCACAAAAGGAGGAATGTAGCTGAAAGGGCTCTGCGCTGACTTCATGGcgaccttaaaaaaaaataaaaaatgttgaggaagcagagctgcagtataaaacATGGCGTATTGAAAGAGCCATAGCCAGAGTTTCCAAGACTGGAGGAGATGGACTAATTTAGACCATACACCTCCTACTAGTCCTCATCAATGTCTTCCTCTGTTAGTAGCAGTTTAGGAATGTCTGTTGGAATTTCCTGTTCCCCAAATTTACCATGAAATGAAATGGAGAGATCCACAATTCTATCCAGAGGGAGGACACTGGTCGCTGTGATTCCTCCAGCACTGGATGACCTGGGGGTAGATTCTGAATGACCACCTGGAGGAGGACCATGATCAGGCAGCATCGAGGACTTCTTCAACACGCTCTTACTAAAGGAAGGTCCTCCAGAGGTACATGCAATCATTATCCTGGGGTCATGCCCTTTGGCTGGACCTCCTTTATTGGTGCCCAGTGGTGGACGTAGCAGTGCCCAGTCTATGCTGTTATCAGGGGTGAACTCAAACTTAAGTTTGGGAATGAAGATTGCATTTTCATCTGTACTTCTTGTCAGTACCAGGACTCCTTGACTTTGTCTGATGATTTCATTGGTTCTGGACCAGACATGTTGACTCGGCTCTTCCCGGTTTCTCGTTTCGGTTGGGTTTAGTTCGGATCCCAAGATGATGATGTGTTTCTCACACTCCAACCCCACCGAGTCGGCCCCGGTATGAGACCATGAGTTATTTTCTCCTAAGAGTGTCCCAGGTTGTGAGTTGTGATCTCCGGTGTCTTTGGGATGACTTGACTGACACTTTTCTTGACAATGATCTTCTGTGCTTGGGTTATACAAGGAATCTTCCCTAGAAGAACCATCAACCACCTTAATGTCAGAACATCGGGGTGGTGCGGGGTCAGTAGGTGGATCTTGGTTTTGTTTAGTTGCCTGGTTCTCCTCCTCATGATATGGAGAAGGTTGTGAACGTTGCTCCTTGTAGTCCTCTGGAAGCTGCTCGTGCTCCGTGACTGAGGTGCCGCTACCTTGTTTGATGATTATCCCGTCATTCGTCCTTTCGGATGTTGTTGGGGAGCCGGTCAAGTGTGAGGACTCCTGTATGTTGGATTCTTCCATGCTACACGTGTCTCCGTGGACATGTGGCCTGTCTCCAGGCGGAGCACTTTGTAGCGGACCATGGTAGACTTGATCGTCATGCGTTCTGGAGTCGTCACAACCATTGTCACCCTGAAGCAAACTATTCATCTTCTGACTTATTTGGTGGTCTCCTTTAGCTTTATCCGCCAGCAGAATCTTGGCCCGTCCAGACTGGTTCATGTTCTCTCTAGAGGGAGAATCAATACATTGTAACGGCACCGCTAATCTGAACAGAATGGGGATTGTAAAGCGTCAGAAATTGTTCTCACCGTCTACTGGCTATTCCCGGCCTCTGCCTTGAGGACTCGGTCTGTTGTGCTGCTGGTCCGGGTAACGTTCTCTGCCTACGGCTCCAGTGCGGCTGCTTGTTAAGTGTCGTCTGATGAAGAATGAGGGTCCGTTTCACTTCTGTTCCCACCCAAAACAAGAACACTGAGATTAGAGACCGTTCAATGCTGTTAGACTATATTAAGAGGggtttctggagaaaaaaaaaactaagaaacGGTCTTGTGCCACCCTCGTCCAtgggctgtttctggtattgcagctcttcgCCATTGATCTGGTTACGGGCCAGGCGCGGTTTAGCCGCTTTTTGCGTGCGTTAGATAATCTGCTATAACTTTATTTGTGATTTTCGTGCTGATTTTATTTACTCTTTAGCTGATTATTTTTATCTGGTAAGTTCGTGTTACCCTAAAATAGCATCTGTATTTGTGATCTTCATGGTCTACCATAAATTGATAGCACGTGTCTGTCAGGGTAATTGGGTTAAGGCTCGTgttatgacaatgattggcggggggcccCTTGTTCTTGCGggtgtattttatgtgtatttttattttttttatttttgttttggggCCTGTCCCTTAGAGCTCCGAAAAGACCTGTGAGAGACACTGCTGATTTGTGTCTAAAAATAAATGACTAAATGCTGGTGTTCTGGTCACTATTGTCATTGTTAGGGCTGTGCTGGGCCTTCTACTGGCGATCATGGGACCAATAGACACGGcggcctctattctatacaccgCGCTCTTTTAGTTCTGTGTGTGTAAAGAAAAGATAAAAGCACTAAAAAGGCTTCTGTCTTctcacccgacattcagctgcccaatcacTCGGGCAGAAAGCTTAAGCCTGTGCGGAATCTATAGAGTGGTCATTAACTGGTTAAGTGAAtattctgagctgcaatactcgaCACGACCAATGGACGATAGCACGGATTGTGGAGGAAAAACAACGTCGTCCTTACAGTATATACTCCACCCGTTTTTCTGTTCCTGCGGGCCGAGCCCCGCCACAGACCACGCCCTGGCACCGGCAGTAAACAAGATTACAGGGAGAGGGAAGAATCTGCATGGCCGGTCTGAgctctgtattcatttagtgcttCTATAGAAGCTtctgtcttagggcttattcacacggccgttttaatGGAAAGTGTGAAGGGGCTGTTGAAAAATaggattttcacggatccctcatagatttaaagaggttctgtcaccacattataagtggcctgtctcctgcataatgtgatcggcgctatgattggtcagcgtcatacactccaatgtacacttggtctaaagtaaaaacacggccagttgggcattaagaaactcattagctttATCGAACTTATACCTATATTTTTTGGCTAGGTCAACTGGGGTATGTCTGTTGGTGGTTTACCCATAGACGACTGAACCCCTCTACAGACCTTGAGGTAACCCTGCTGGGATCCTATAAGGCCCTCAACAATTCTCTGTTCTGACTGGTGCCCCCACCAGGTCACCTACTCACGATACCACCTTGAGGGTGTGGCAGAGGTCTCCTGCTTTTTAGAGCCGGGCAGGTGTCATGGTTACCTAGGATGCCTCTCCTGACACACATACGTAGGCTCTCCAGTCCATCTATGTGGGCAGAATTGGGCATACTGATTCTGGAGGATGTGGTGATAGAGAATATGCTTGTCACTATTACACAACTCTGGACTAAGCATCAGATCCCACCGCACTAGAAATTCCGATACTTTCAGCTTAGACCTGCCCTCTGGTCGCAGTTTGCGGGTTCTGATCTAAGATTGTGCACATCGCGGGTGGAGGACTGGGTGACGCAGGAAACATTAGCCAAACCACCATCCACTCTCTACAAACAATTGTTCTGGGGTCTATCCCAATAAAACTGGCAGAGCTTTAGATAGATGGACCCAGATCCTACCCTCCATCTCTAATGAAGATCACGATGAAATGCTGGGTCCCTTGATATCCGCAAGAGATCGGCTCATCCAAATAAAATTCTTTCACCAAACTTACTACATCCCGTCTAAACTTTTTAGAATGGGGAATCTCTCTGGTCCTACATGCCCCTGGTGCGGGGGAGGAGGGCTCCTTCCTTCACGTGTTCCGGGAGTGCCTGTTTTCTATCTGACTTTTGTTTAGAAGTCCTAGAATTTATCGAGTCAAAAGTTGGACTTCCTTGTATGTTGGACCCTAAAGTCTGCTTACTCCTGGTGGGGACCTTCTTCACAGTGTTGCTACCAGATCCCTTATCATGATGTTATTGTTATATGCAGAAAAGATTATTCTTCTGAACTGGAAGCTCCGTAAGGTCCCTACACTGCAAGCCCGGACCGCACTGACTAATTCCAATCTCCCCCTATTCAAACTTACATATGAAGCACATGGATGTCCGGATACATTTATGAAAACCTGGCCCCCCTGGATAGCCGATCCTCCTACTTCCTAGACAATAGTAGTCCTTCTGGATCGTCTCctgtgattggccggctccctcgCTGAACACCTTTTATGTATTGCATTTCACTGACCACTAGTATTTTTGTCTTCTGTAAACCAGTGGAAAGCTGTGATGTTCTGGGGTTGTTTGCTCTACGttgtataattaaaggggttttcccatgaaggacaggatacgtcataaatgtcagataggtgcggttcccacctctgggtcccccacctatctttagaacggggccccctaaactctgttctacctTTGTCTGATctcactgcctcccggccacctactggttatatggttgtgagttacgtaaacagcgtaactcgctgcgcTACGCTttttccataacttccatagtagtgaatgccttttagggaagcagcgtagcatgtgagctgcgctgtctccgtaactaccattcagttctacaggacttacggaaacagcgtagcgcagcgagttacgctgtttatgtaactcGCGACCATATAACCAGGCGGTGGCCGGGAGAAgacggctgcaatacctgtgaatcgctgctaaatgcctgttgacgattcacagtgagcaaaaagacatgaaggggaagcagcgcttgtacaagcgctgcacccccttcaaaacagctgatcggtggaggtcccgggTGTGGGACCctcacccatcagctattgatggactatcctgaggataggccatcaatttttaggggctggataattggctctattcacacaaccggGTCCGAGTGTTGGCCAATTCTGAGCCGTTTTGTATCCGTTTCCGTTCTGCTAATATTAGCTGAATATCACACATGGTAATTTCTCGTCCTTCCATGACTACACACCCTTCTGCGGGCCTGGCACAGATCACTACATGACGGTTACGAGGGAGCTGGAAATAAAAACAGGATATTGTATAAAATGTGTAAACGAGGGCGAGGTAGTTAATTAAAGGGTTTAACACTCCCCTGAAAAGAACACGCCGCCATTACTCACGCCCGGGAACGTCTCTTTGTTTATAATCACAGTTCTGCTTTCATTTTATATTTGCCACCAACAActgaaactacaagtcccagcatgctgtTCGTTTCAGAGCACTTTGCTACTGAGTCAAAAGTATGTGCCCCATTTTAATTGGTGGAATTGGCCATATTAGCCACGCCCATTGTTAACAGACGCAGAAAATCCAGTATACAGCAATCAAAAAATGGAGACGTGTAAGGCTCTGAGGGATCGATGGCTCTGAGGGATCGATGGCTCTGAGGGATCGATGGCTCTGAGGGATCTGCTGCGAATGTCGTGTGCCAGACACCGCAGGAACCCTCAGCGTTGTGGAGTCCGTGCCACGACCGGGTCAGATGTACAGGGGCACGAGGGTGActatacaatattaggcaggtggttacaTTTTTATGACTGATCGGTGTATGTATTATTACACAAAATCCTAATATCATTGAGTGGTGTTTGTAAAAGAGGCtggggctgtgacaactgctCATTAATTACCATGATAAGGAGGTTGGTAATAGGCTGATACTGTAGTACTAGGAGTGTGGACTAATAAACACCCCATTAACCCATTCACTGCTAGCGTTCAAtgcgtgaccccccccccccccctctctgatGTTTTGTGCTGTGTCCTTTAGAACAAAATGGAATATAGATCACCATACAACTCTATAATTCAGTAAAATTATAACAGATGTAGCTCCCATCCTCAGATTTGCATATAATTTCCCATGATGCATTAACCTGAACTCTCCCTAGGTTAAATAAATGTCCCACTGAAGATCTCCATGTTAGAGGTCGCTGTATGTATTATATAGTGTATTGTTTTGCACTAGTGGAGGCCTTGCGGGCTGGAGTTGAGGTTCTGAGCTGCTACTATGTGTGGTGGTAAGAGGCCTTCTGGTATGAGAGGTGTGCGCCCAGCTTAGGAGCTTATATTGGTTCTGTAAGCATGTGGCCTTATTAGAACCTGAAGTTTACAAACTATAGAATAATGTAATGAATTTAAAATGATTTGGTTAGTTCTCCTCTACAATATGTACTaaaaatatttattcatttttaattcTCTGCCAATGAATGGCTGTGCGGACCCCGGCTTGCTTTGAGAGCACCTAAGacctgctcacagtagcatgccCCATAATAAAAGTTTGCGTGACTTATTCTTTTCGAAACTCAGCAAACTTAGGGAGACTTTCAGATTTGCATAATTTCCCATGGTGCATTGCTTGAAACTCTCCCTACGTTAAATAAATGTCCCACTGAAGGTATTCCTCTTAGAAGTCGTGGTATGTATTATATAGTGTATTATTCTGCACTTGTGAAGGCTTTGTGGGCTGGAGATTTACTCACTGGTTGAGGTTCTGAGCTGCTGCTATGTGTGGCGGCAACAGGCCTTCTGGTGTGAGTGGTGCTGGCCCAGTTTATGAGCTTCTATTGGTTCTCTAAGCATGTGATACAAAGGCTTTATTAGAGATTGGAGTTTACAAAGTTTAGTATCACGTATTAAATTTGAAATGACGATCAAATTCTCACCTACAAAATgtaccaaaaatatttttttattttttatatatatattttattttttttgtcaaatttttTTTCAGCCAATGGACTGTTCCACTGGGAGTACCTAGGCTTGCACTGCACCTGGACCTGCACCGGCCAGCAACCTCGACAGCACAAACCAAAATGccatgtttttatgttttgttgaCCATTGGACTTATTCCTTTCAAAACTCAGTAAACTTAGGGCGAATTTCAGCAATGCATTCTGGGAAACTATGCAAATTGCACACTTTCTATTGGTGGAGATGTAAAttattcaaaatggctgccaggTAGGCGGTCCATCTGGCGAGGGAATGCAATTCAGGACCTTGAGCATGGGCTTCTTCTCTCTACATACCCTGGGATACAGAGTCTACCCCCTCACTGACCATCAGGAAGTACCTGAACCTGGGCACGAGCTGGTATAGAGAATA belongs to Rhinoderma darwinii isolate aRhiDar2 chromosome 8, aRhiDar2.hap1, whole genome shotgun sequence and includes:
- the LOC142659187 gene encoding uncharacterized protein LOC142659187 isoform X3, with amino-acid sequence MKRSLLQPVTHKNPPNRASAPVPGARNAKTPSKSSSSSISGTASAPASSIRPPAGSVTALSPALKAKRGASSVSIGVTRERHSAPLLRMKYTTPYVLVPVRMKKTGLKLLDPEKVKNLTSASPLPASEVKRTLILHQTTLNKQPHWSRRQRTLPGPAAQQTESSRQRPGIASRRENMNQSGRAKILLADKAKGDHQISQKMNSLLQGDNGCDDSRTHDDQVYHGPLQSAPPGDRPHVHGDTCSMEESNIQESSHLTGSPTTSERTNDGIIIKQGSGTSVTEHEQLPEDYKEQRSQPSPYHEEENQATKQNQDPPTDPAPPRCSDIKVVDGSSREDSLYNPSTEDHCQEKCQSSHPKDTGDHNSQPGTLLGENNSWSHTGADSVGLECEKHIIILGSELNPTETRNREEPSQHVWSRTNEIIRQSQGVLVLTRSTDENAIFIPKLKFEFTPDNSIDWALLRPPLGTNKGGPAKGHDPRIMIACTSGGPSFSKSVLKKSSMLPDHGPPPGGHSESTPRSSSAGGITATSVLPLDRIVDLSISFHGKFGEQEIPTDIPKLLLTEEDIDED
- the LOC142659187 gene encoding uncharacterized protein LOC142659187 isoform X2 gives rise to the protein MVEFLHKSERRKMGAQEDKTEQERPAINAAAKEKNPPLIRTSPYMKRSLLQPVTHKNPPNRASAPVPGARNAKTPSKSSSSSISGTASAPASSIRPPAGSVTALSPALKAKRGASSVSIGVTRERHSAPLLRMKYTTPYVLVPVRMKKTGLKLLDPEKVKNLTSASPLPASEVKRTLILHQTTLNKQPHWSRRQRTLPGPAAQQTESSRQRPGIASRRENMNQSGRAKILLADKAKGDHQISQKMNSLLQGDNGCDDSRTHDDQVYHGPLQSAPPGDRPHVHGDTCSMEESNIQESSHLTGSPTTSERTNDGIIIKQGSGTSVTEHEQLPEDYKEQRSQPSPYHEEENQATKQNQDPPTDPAPPRCSDIKVVDGSSREDSLYNPSTEDHCQEKCQSSHPKDTGDHNSQPGTLLGENNSWSHTGADSVGLECEKHIIILGSELNPTETRNREEPSQHVWSRTNEIIRQSQGVLVLTRSTDENAIFIPKLKFEFTPDNSIDWALLRPPLGTNKGGPAKGHDPRIMIACTSGGPSFSKSVLKKSSMLPDHGPPPGGHSESTPRSSSAGGITATSVLPLDRIVDLSISFHGKFGEQEIPTDIPKLLLTEEDIDED
- the LOC142659187 gene encoding uncharacterized protein LOC142659187 isoform X1, with amino-acid sequence MEEIIQQSNGLYRKRSLLHEALLYMQGIIRGTPSVQAINAAAKEKNPPLIRTSPYMKRSLLQPVTHKNPPNRASAPVPGARNAKTPSKSSSSSISGTASAPASSIRPPAGSVTALSPALKAKRGASSVSIGVTRERHSAPLLRMKYTTPYVLVPVRMKKTGLKLLDPEKVKNLTSASPLPASEVKRTLILHQTTLNKQPHWSRRQRTLPGPAAQQTESSRQRPGIASRRENMNQSGRAKILLADKAKGDHQISQKMNSLLQGDNGCDDSRTHDDQVYHGPLQSAPPGDRPHVHGDTCSMEESNIQESSHLTGSPTTSERTNDGIIIKQGSGTSVTEHEQLPEDYKEQRSQPSPYHEEENQATKQNQDPPTDPAPPRCSDIKVVDGSSREDSLYNPSTEDHCQEKCQSSHPKDTGDHNSQPGTLLGENNSWSHTGADSVGLECEKHIIILGSELNPTETRNREEPSQHVWSRTNEIIRQSQGVLVLTRSTDENAIFIPKLKFEFTPDNSIDWALLRPPLGTNKGGPAKGHDPRIMIACTSGGPSFSKSVLKKSSMLPDHGPPPGGHSESTPRSSSAGGITATSVLPLDRIVDLSISFHGKFGEQEIPTDIPKLLLTEEDIDED